In one window of Constrictibacter sp. MBR-5 DNA:
- a CDS encoding Ku protein, translating to MAPRAYWTGHLRLSLVSLPVRLYTATSGAHRIALHQIHRETGERVRQQLIVPDHGPVERSDIAKGYEYERGRYVMLEPEEIEDLKVESKKTIEVVQFVDTDEIDPIYYEKPYFVTPDGDLANEAFVVVRDALRAARKVGLGQIVIAGRENIAAIRPCGRGLLMETLRYADEVRDSDLYFQDIKDLKADEEQLDLAKELIRRKSSPFDPDRFEDHYQAALKELVKAKIEKRPADEPEDAPRRTGNVVNLMDALKRSLKTDDKEPAEKPKAAAGAKKKGEDEPTKAKATAKKPAKTASSKSAPKKTEAKPAPRKRKTA from the coding sequence ATGGCTCCGCGCGCATATTGGACCGGGCATCTCCGGCTCTCCCTGGTGTCTCTGCCGGTCCGCCTCTATACGGCGACCAGCGGCGCCCATCGCATCGCCCTGCACCAGATTCACCGGGAGACCGGCGAGCGGGTGCGCCAGCAGCTGATCGTGCCGGATCACGGCCCGGTCGAGCGCAGCGACATCGCGAAGGGCTACGAGTACGAGCGCGGCCGCTACGTCATGCTCGAGCCGGAGGAAATCGAGGACCTGAAGGTCGAGTCGAAGAAGACGATCGAGGTCGTCCAGTTCGTCGACACCGACGAGATCGACCCGATCTACTACGAGAAGCCCTATTTCGTGACACCCGACGGCGACCTCGCCAACGAGGCTTTCGTCGTGGTGCGCGATGCGCTGCGCGCCGCCAGGAAGGTGGGTCTCGGTCAGATCGTCATCGCCGGCCGCGAGAACATTGCCGCCATCCGCCCCTGCGGGCGGGGACTGCTGATGGAGACGCTGCGCTACGCCGACGAGGTGCGCGATTCCGACCTGTACTTCCAGGACATCAAGGACCTGAAAGCCGACGAGGAACAGCTCGACCTCGCCAAGGAACTGATCCGTCGCAAGTCCTCGCCTTTCGACCCGGATCGTTTCGAAGACCATTACCAGGCGGCCTTGAAGGAACTGGTGAAGGCCAAGATCGAGAAGCGCCCGGCCGACGAACCGGAGGATGCCCCGCGCCGCACCGGCAATGTCGTCAACCTGATGGACGCCCTGAAGCGCAGCCTGAAGACCGACGACAAGGAGCCGGCGGAGAAACCGAAAGCGGCGGCCGGCGCGAAGAAGAAGGGCGAGGACGAGCCGACCAAGGCAAAGGCGACCGCGAAAAAGCCGGCGAAGACCGCGTCGTCGAAATCGGCGCCGAAGAAGACCGAGGCGAAACCCGCGCCGCGCAAGCGCAAGACCGCCTGA